From Eptesicus fuscus isolate TK198812 chromosome 13, DD_ASM_mEF_20220401, whole genome shotgun sequence, the proteins below share one genomic window:
- the LOC114229648 gene encoding zinc finger protein 501-like isoform X1: MRRLESPGPHQPASQVTSAAPGTWTTVSLAASSPATLTPFIPQRPPAEVGVTFEDIAVHFSKKEWCLLDEAQRHLFLEVMLENFELISSLGCCCEAEDVEAPTKQHVSVSVSQAKNLNVALSSKKSHPCESCGPVLREIFHLFEQQRTQHSLKLLKCGACAKQFYLSEKAISCNQMLAQNHSVRNGIQCLVCRECDKSFTKISDLHYHQKLHTGERPYEGSECGMCYKKHSSLIQHQRVHSIEKCHECFECGRFFSQRGGLVQHQRVHSGKKPYKCDECGKSFIQGSSLVQHQRVHSGEKPFQCVECGKYFARLSGLYCHQRLHTGERHYKFSQCGKSFTTSRGLLYHQRLHTGERPYECTHCGKSFTTSRSLRHHQRIHTGERPYECSHCGNSFTTSGSLREHQRIHTGERPYECSQCGKSFTTSGGLCRHQRLHTGEKHECTHCGKSFTTSRGLLYHQRLHTGERPYECSECGKSFTMNKHLHRHQRVHTRKDSGLQ, translated from the coding sequence ATGAGAAGGCTCGAGagtcctggtccccaccaaccAGCCTCCCAAGTGACCAGTGCTGCGCCTGGGACATGGACCACTGTGtccctggctgcctcctctcctgccaccctCACCCCATTCATTCCACAGAGGCCACCAGCTGAGGTTGGTGTGACCTTTGAGGATATTGCTGTGCACTTCTCTAAGAAGGAATGGTgcctccttgatgaggctcagagacacctGTTCCTGgaagtgatgctggagaactttgaactcaTATCCTCTCTAGGTTGCTGCTGTGAAGCAGAGGATGTGGAGGCACCTACTAAACAGCATGTTTCTGTGTCAGTGTCACAGGCAAAGAACCTCAATGTAGCTTTGTCCTCCAAGAAGAGTCATCCCTGTGAGAGTTGTGGGCCAGTCCTGAGAGAAATTTTCCACTTGTTTGAGCAGCAAAGAACACAACACAGCCTGAAACTATTGAagtgtggggcatgtgcaaaGCAGTTTTATTTAAGCGAGAAAGCCATTAGTTGCAACCAGATGCTGGCTCAGAATCATAGTGTCCGTAATGGAATACAGTGTCTGGTGTGCCGTGAATGTGATAAATCTTTTACAAAAATCTCTGATCTCCATTATCATCAGAAATtacacactggagaaaggccatACGAGGGCAGTGAATGTGGGATGTGCTATAAAAAACACTCCTCACTCATTCAACACCAGCGAGTTCATTCTATAGAAAAGTGTCATGAGTGTTTTGAATGTGGGAGATTCTTTAGCCAAAGGGGAGGCCTTGTgcaacaccagagagttcacagtgGAAAAAAGCCATATAAATGTGATGAGTGTGGGAAATCCTTTATTCAAGGTTCTAGCCTCGTccaacaccagagagttcacagtggagaaaagccTTTTCAGTGTGTTGAATGTGGGAAATACTTTGCCAGACTCTCTGGTCTTTATtgtcatcagagacttcacactggagaaaggcatTATAAGTTCAgtcagtgtgggaaatcttttaccactagcAGAGGCCTCCTttatcatcagagacttcacactggagaaaggccttatgagtgcactcattgtgggaaatcttttaccactagcAGAAGCCTTCGTCACCATcaaagaattcacactggagaaaggccttatgagtgcagtcaTTGTGGGAATTCTTTTACCACTAGCGGAAGCCTCCGTGAGCATcaaagaattcacactggagaaaggccttatgagtgcagtcagtgtgggaaatcttttaccactagTGGTGGCCTTTGTCGccatcagagacttcacactggagaaaaacatgaatgcactcattgtgggaaatcttttaccactagcAGAGGCCTCCTttatcatcagagacttcacactggagaaagaccTTATGAATGCAGCGAATGTGGGAAATCGTTTACCATGAACAAACACTTGCatcgtcatcagagagttcacacgaGAAAGGATTCAGGATTGCAGTGA
- the LOC114229648 gene encoding zinc finger protein ZFP2-like isoform X2, which yields MLAQNHSVRNGIQCLVCRECDKSFTKISDLHYHQKLHTGERPYEGSECGMCYKKHSSLIQHQRVHSIEKCHECFECGRFFSQRGGLVQHQRVHSGKKPYKCDECGKSFIQGSSLVQHQRVHSGEKPFQCVECGKYFARLSGLYCHQRLHTGERHYKFSQCGKSFTTSRGLLYHQRLHTGERPYECTHCGKSFTTSRSLRHHQRIHTGERPYECSHCGNSFTTSGSLREHQRIHTGERPYECSQCGKSFTTSGGLCRHQRLHTGEKHECTHCGKSFTTSRGLLYHQRLHTGERPYECSECGKSFTMNKHLHRHQRVHTRKDSGLQ from the coding sequence ATGCTGGCTCAGAATCATAGTGTCCGTAATGGAATACAGTGTCTGGTGTGCCGTGAATGTGATAAATCTTTTACAAAAATCTCTGATCTCCATTATCATCAGAAATtacacactggagaaaggccatACGAGGGCAGTGAATGTGGGATGTGCTATAAAAAACACTCCTCACTCATTCAACACCAGCGAGTTCATTCTATAGAAAAGTGTCATGAGTGTTTTGAATGTGGGAGATTCTTTAGCCAAAGGGGAGGCCTTGTgcaacaccagagagttcacagtgGAAAAAAGCCATATAAATGTGATGAGTGTGGGAAATCCTTTATTCAAGGTTCTAGCCTCGTccaacaccagagagttcacagtggagaaaagccTTTTCAGTGTGTTGAATGTGGGAAATACTTTGCCAGACTCTCTGGTCTTTATtgtcatcagagacttcacactggagaaaggcatTATAAGTTCAgtcagtgtgggaaatcttttaccactagcAGAGGCCTCCTttatcatcagagacttcacactggagaaaggccttatgagtgcactcattgtgggaaatcttttaccactagcAGAAGCCTTCGTCACCATcaaagaattcacactggagaaaggccttatgagtgcagtcaTTGTGGGAATTCTTTTACCACTAGCGGAAGCCTCCGTGAGCATcaaagaattcacactggagaaaggccttatgagtgcagtcagtgtgggaaatcttttaccactagTGGTGGCCTTTGTCGccatcagagacttcacactggagaaaaacatgaatgcactcattgtgggaaatcttttaccactagcAGAGGCCTCCTttatcatcagagacttcacactggagaaagaccTTATGAATGCAGCGAATGTGGGAAATCGTTTACCATGAACAAACACTTGCatcgtcatcagagagttcacacgaGAAAGGATTCAGGATTGCAGTGA